The Globicephala melas chromosome 20, mGloMel1.2, whole genome shotgun sequence genome contains a region encoding:
- the TLCD2 gene encoding TLC domain-containing protein 2 yields the protein MAPSGLLVIGASFAAFRGLHWGLQLLPTPGSAAQDRWKWRNICVSLVHSLLTGAGALLGLSLYPQMAADPIHGHPPWALVLVAISVGYFLADGADMLWNQMLGQAWELLCHHLVVVSCLSTAILSGHYVGFSVVSLLLELNSTCLHLRKLLLLSRQAPSLAFSVTSWATLATLALFRLVPLGWMSLWLIRQHHQIPIALVILGGTGLVTVGATSITLGVRILVSDVLRSRPRPPIPEHKETKGTRTCCDGEPVTRDDSTLNLKD from the exons ATGGCGCCCTCTGGGCTCCTCGTGATCGGCGCCTCCTTCGCCGCCTTCCGGGGGCTGCACTGGGGGCTGCAGCTTCTGCCCACGCCGGGATCTGCTGCCCAGGACCGTTGGAAGTGGCGGAACATCTGTGTCTCCCTAGTTCACAGCCTGCTTACGGGGGCCGGGGCGCTACTCGG GCTGTCGCTCTACCCTCAGATGGCCGCCGACCCGATTCATGGCCACCCGCCCTGGGCCCTGGTGCTGGTGGCTATATCTGTGG GTTATTTCCTAGCCGATGGAGCTGACATGCTGTGGAACCAGATGTTGGGCCAGGCCTGGGAACTTCTTTGTCACCATTTGGTG GTAGTGAGCTGCCTCAGCACCGCCATTCTCTCTGGCCACTATGTGGGCTTCTCTGTGGTGTCTCTGCTCCTGGAGCTGAACTCCACCTGCCTGCACCTACGGAAGCTGCTGCTGCTTTCTCGCCAGGCCCCATCCCTGGCCTTCAGTGTGACTAGCTGGGCCACCCTGGCTACCCTGGCCCTCTTCCGCCTGGTTCCGCTGGGATGGATGAGTCTGTGGCTGATCCGGCAACACCACCAGATACCTATTGCTCTGGTCATCCTTGGTGGAACTGGACTGGTCACTGTGGGTGCTACGAGCATCACACTGGGTGTCCGCATTTTGGTCAGTGATGTCCTGCGGTCTCGGCCCCGCCCACCCATCCCTGAGCACAAGGAAACCAAGGGCACCAGGACTTGTTGCGATGGTGAGCCTGTCACCAGGGATGATTCTACTCTCAACCTGAAAGACTGA